In Providencia alcalifaciens, the sequence CTGGTTGGTGGTTGGGTCTATAACGGTGTTCGCGCTGTCGAAAATATTAAAACAGTGATTGATATTGATTGGGATCGTGAATTAGAGGAAGGGATCCGTGGGGCATTAGGGCTAGAGCCCACGTTGCGTAGCCAGCAAGAAATGAGTACTCAATTATATATTAACGCGTTTAAAGACCAAGATTGGCAAATGGATCTTGCTCAGTTTGAAAATAGTATCTTGCAAGCAGGTTTTGATCATCACTTATGTATTGTAGAGAAACCCACTTATCAAAATGAACCCCGATATTATTTAGTCGATGACGATGATAATCATTTTTATGGAACTTTAAAAAATGAATATTACGGTATGAATACTTGGGGAATGAGGTATACGGCAAAAGACGCACCATCGTTCACTGCGGAGGAGGTCGAGTTTATTTTGGCCAATAAAGTGATAAGAAAGACGGCATGGTATCGAAATTTAAATCATCTTTATGGCACAAAGGGGAAGAACCTACGAAAACATTTTCGTCCACATAAAAAAGCCAAAGAAGTGATTGATCTTAAACGCACTGGGAGTGAGTCAACTCACGAACGCTATTATTTAAATTCCACCTATGAAAATGCACTGTTAGATGAATTTCAAACTCGTCATCGTATATCAGATGCTGATGCGACATTATCGTTAGAAGATCAATTGGCTAGTTCGGATCCTGAGCAGATCAGTTTTTATTCAAAAAACAGGGAATTTGGGGTACTAGGGCAACAGATGTTGCAAGAAAACGAGCGCCGCTTGGGTGAGCATTTAGTTAACGATAGGCAACGTACTCACCTTTATCTTCAGAACCCACATAGTCGAGGAACCAGTTGGAATACAGCAAATGGCAATGATGTCCTTATCGGCCACCAAGAACAAAAAAATGCCTTCCAAGTTCTTTCTGGGGAGAAATATTTTGCGGGGGGGAATAAAGACGATCTGTTTTATATTCGGGACAGTAGTTTAACGTCACTTCGTTCCCGTGGTGATAATAAACCAACAAAATATTTAGATGGTCAGCAAGGGCAAGACACGGTAGTGGTTGATAATTTACCTGATGGTTATGATGTCCATGCCAATTTAGCGTTAAATAGCCTGCACTATAAACACCCGTTTACACATCAATTTATTTCGGTTGCCCATTTACAAAGTATCGAAAATATCCTTATCAAAGGAAATAGTAATGATAGGTTATGTGGTAATGATGAGGCTAATATTCTTGATGGTGGGTTGGGAAAAGATTTACTTATTGGGGAAGGTGGTAACGATAAACTGATTTTAACTCAAGGAACGGCGGTGGGCGGCCAGGGCGATGATAGTTACCATATCCGACGCTTTGATTGGCGGGTGAATGTTGGTGACCTTTATCTGGCAAACCGTTATTGGGACAAGAAACTAAAAGCAGTGAAAACAAAAATGACGCTTAATCCAATCTACCAACATAATAATCAACAATATCATGTAAAAGTGGTTATTGATGAGTCCAGCCAATCTCAAAGTATTGTTAGCCTAGAGTATTCGCTGAACGAAATAAAACAGGTCTATCTTCAAGACAATAACCTGTATCTCGTCATTTCACTGCCTAGCGCCAAGGTTGATGATTTCACTTACAGCAATGTCGATAGCTCGGTGACGGTTGTCTTGAATAATGTGACGGTACTGAGCCAAGGTCAACAAAAAGCCAACCATACTTATCGGTTACATATGAAAGATGGTTTTGTGATGACAAGTCAGATAAAAGCGTTAGATGAAGGAGAACCGACCCAATTCTTCAATATTAGCTATATTCAAGAAAATGACCCACTCACAAGCTCGGGTGGTAAATCAGTCAACATTGATGAAGCGTTAAACGCCATTACCATCAATCAAAACCGTCATCATATAGCCCCAAGTTGGGGATGGTTTACGCCAATTGGGCGAGCGGAGAATTTGGTGTATCAGGGGGATGGTAAAAACAATCTATTATCACTTGTCAGTTCAGGGAGTTACATTCATGTTAGCCGCGGAATAGACACCTATCAAATCATACATGCGGAAGATGAGCGTTCGACAATCACCTTTGATTTTGCATCGGTTAATGGGCAATTTACGGCAGATGATAAAGTCATTTTACTTCTACCTACCGATAATGGTTATGCATTGTCGATGGAGGGATTAACGCTATATAGCAAGGACAAATTCAGCCAGCGGCAATTAGCCATTAACTTTGTCAATGTTGATGATAAATTGGCCGATATTATTTTGATTCAGGATAGAAACAGCAATGTCTTTTCATTAGATTTGCAGACTCAGAGCATTACGCCACTGAAACCTATCTCTAAGGGCAGTGAAAGCAACGATGAAATTATCTTACCCATCGGTTATTTGTCTGATCAGCATGTCATTGATGGTAAAAGTGGTGATGACATTATTGTCAACAGAAGCCTCGCTAGCTACATACTGGTAGGTGGTGATGGGGATGATAGCATCAAAGCTATTGATGGTAATAATGTGTTATATGGTGGCTCAGGAGATAATTTTTTGAGTGGTGGTGAAGGCGATGATTTATTGTTGTCAAGCCAAGGAAATGACATCTTAATGGGGGAGGCAGGGAATGACCACTATATTATTGATGGAAATCATTCTGGCACTGTTTATTTGGAAGACAATCTCGGTGATAACCACATCCACTTAATTAATTTTAAACCACAAGTGATTGAGGATTCTTTCGGGGAAACACAGTATCACCTTTATGTATCTCAAGCGGGAAAAATCGTCAAAATCAAACAGCCAACCGAGGGCCGCAAAGCCAGTATTACGGTACATCACTATGAAAAATTAGAGGCGGAATATTTCTTGCCGACGAAAAATGGAATGACCCCATTAGTGGATTACTTATCTGTTCAACAGGATTTGGCAAAACAATCTGGTCGATTAGCAACCTGGAAGCCCGTGAATGAATTAGCTGAGACCTTAAAGGGGATCGCTAAGCCATTGAAACAAACCTCAGGTAATGATGGCATCTTGTTGAATAAAAATGCATCTAACGAACACTTATTGATAGACACTTTAGATGGCGATGATGAAATTGTTGACCATTCATCCCAAGGTCGCGTGATTAAAGGGGGGAATGGAAATGATAAACTGATAGCTTTTGGTGGTGAGAATGTCCTGTATGGTGGCGAAGGGAATGATATCTTACTTGCACAAGGTATGGGGCAGGATGTTTTGATTTCCTTAACCGGTAATGACATGCTTGCCGGTAATAAAGGCGATGACCTCTATATTGTGAGTGGTCATGGACAAGGAAATGTGGTCATTAATGATTTTGAAGGGCGTAATCAAGTGGCTCTGATTGACTTTAAGATAGATGCTATCCGTTATCAGGAAGTATCTCCTACCATTGCGGAGACAATCTATCAGTCTTACAGCGGAAGAACGGTCACGTTACGCCATAATAACCACCAAGGTTTGATGGCGCATGTGATGCAGGTGAGCCACATAAATTCTCATCAAAAACTCTCACAACAAAATGTGGATTTAACGATTGACCGTTTGATTCAACTGCTTGCAGAACAGCGTATTGAGCATGAGAGTAATGTAGAAAATCAATCTAAAAAGAATTCGTCAATACCTCATTGGGGCGCGGTTTCGACAACGGAGCATTTTCTTAACGTTTTGTAATCCTTATTTTGTAAAAACAAAAAAAACACCCCATCATGGGGTGTTTTACAATTCATCAGGCTTTAATTCAATGTTAAAGCACTTTTACTATGGCATCACACAGAGGAACCATGTTCTCTAATGTTAAACCTGCCACGTTGATACGACCAGAGCTCACGGCATAGATACCAAATTCGCTACGTAGACGCTCTACCTGCTCTTTAGTCAGCCCGCTGAAGGAGAACATCCCATTTTGGTTGATGATGAAGCTAAAGTCTTGTTTAGCGCCTTTCTCTTCCAATGTTTTAACCAGCAACTGACGCATACGTTTGATACGCTCGCGCATTGAAGTCAGTTCTTGGATCCACTCAGCTTTTAATGTTTCATCAGATAGGATAGTGGTAACCACTGCCGCACCGTGTGCTGGTGGGTTAGAGTAGTTCGCACGGATAACCGCTTTCGCTTGGCTAAATGCGCGCTCAGCGTTATCGCTATCTTTGGCGATGATGGTACAAGCACCCACACGCTCATTGTACAAACCGAAGTTTTTCGAGAATGAACTTGCCACAATCATTTCTGGGTTGTTTTTGGTGAAAATGCGTAAACCTTCTGCATCTTCATCTAAGCCTTTTGCAAAACCTTGGTAAGCGAAGTCGAATACAGGTAATAACTCTTTTTCAGCACACAGAGCAGCCAGTTGAGTCCATTGCTCTGGCGTTGGGTCAATACCGGTTGGGTTATGGCAGCAGCCATGAAGAACAATCACATCACCAGCGACCGCAGATGATAGGCTGCTGAGCATACCGTCAAAGTCCATACCGTGGTTAGCCGCATCGTAGTAATTGTAAGTCAGCACTTCTAAGCCAGCAGCTTCGAAAATATTCTTATGGTTAGGCCATGTTGGATTGCTTATCCAAACACGCTTTGCATTCGTTTGTTTCGCAATGAAATCCGCTGCGATACGCAGGGCGCCTGTACCACCTGGCGCTTGCGCCGTACGAGCACGTTGAGAGCTGATGATTTCATGGTTAGCACCAAACAGCAGCGCTTGAGTGACACGACCAAACTCCGGCATTCCACTAATCGCGAGGTAGTTTTTAGTGTTCTCGTTTTCTAGCAGGAATTTCTCTGCTTTTTTGACGGTGTCTAGAACAGGGGTTTTACCTGATTCGTCTTTGTAGACACCGATACCGAGGTTGATTTTGTTATCGCGAGGATCAGCACGGAAACTATCAGCAAGACCGAGGATAGGGTCAGCTGGGGCAGAAATGATTTTCTCAAACATATTGTCGATTCCAAAACTCTGTGGTTTAGCTGAAAAGAGGTACAACGGAAAATGTCGAGCCATCAGAGTAACTTGGAAGCGGGTTTTTGCCAATTGTTTTACTAAAAATTGGTGTGATCTTGTGAGCTAGATAGCCATTACATCAAATTTAACCAAAAATTGAGTATAGACCAGTGAGTTAATCTAATTAGTGGGATTATTAGCGAATAAGACAGCAGGCAGGTTCGATGATGGGGAGCGCTGAGAAGTTAGATTTTGGGGAATAAGGTAAGTTATCGATAAAGCTCAATCTATAAAACTTAATTTATAAAACATGAGCAATAAAAAAGCAGCGCCGAAGCGCTGCTTTCAAAAACATGATTTACTGTTTTCAGATTATCAGTTAACTGATAATTAGAATTGGTAAACTAAGCCCAGACCAACTACGTTGTCAGTCATCAGACCTTTAGCTTCAGTAAAGTCGTTGTCTTTCAGCAGGTTGATTTTGTAATCAACAACTGCAGACATGTTTTTGTTGAAGTAGTAGTAAGAACCTACAGAGATGTATTTAACCAGGTCTTCGTTACCGTAACCTTCGATGTCTTTACCTTTAGATTGGTTATAACCTAAAGATGGTTTCAGACCGAAATCGAACAGGTATTGAGCCACTAATTCAACGTTTTGAGTTTTGTTAGCAATCTCATTTTTATCACCGAAGTGAGTGGTGTTCAGTGTTTCACCGTACATAGCTGCTAAGTAAACGTTGTTAGCGTCGAATTTACCACCAACGTTCCATGCTTGAGCGCGGTCACCACGTGCAGCAGAGTTACCGTATTTTTGAGTTTCAGTACGAGCAGAGTTAGAGTAACCACCACCCAGAGTCACGCCCCAACCTAAGTCGTAAGCGGTAGAGAAACCGTAACCGTCACCGTTGTCTTTGCTAGCAGCTCCAGTACCTGATTTGTTGTCTTCAGTGTTTTTGCCTTGATATTGCAGAGCGAAGCTCAGGCCATCAGCATAACCGAACATGTTGTTGTTACGGTAAGTAGCCAGGTTACGGTTACGTGAAGTCATGAAAGTATCAGACTGAGCCATGGTGTCGCCGCCCCATAATGGGAAAACGTCGGTCCATGCGTTCGTGTCATAGATAACACCGTAGTTACGACCGTAGTCTACAGAACCGAAATCTTTGAATTTCAGACCAGCGTAAGCTAAACGGTTTTTGTTTTCGTTGTTGCCTTCACTTTTGTTAGTCTTAGTTTCCCACTCGAAACGACCAAAACCAGTTAATTGGTCATTGATCTGAGTGTCACCTTTGATGCCTAAACGAACGCGAGAATCGTCGCCTTCTTCGCCGCTCTTAGCGTCTGCGAAGTAGTGACGAACGTCAACTTTACCGTACAGGTCTAATTTGTTGCCGTCTTTGTTGTAGATTTCAGCTGCGTTTGCTGCACCAGCAGCTAACAGAGCTGGGATAACCATTGCAAGAATATTGCGTTTCATCATTATTATTACCCTCATTGGTGTTATTCGGACACCTGCCACTGCCAAAAATAATCCATAAATTTCTTTTGAACTATTTATGAGAGATTAGTGTCGTCTTTAGTCGGCGTCCAGTGTTCCATTGGTAAATAAATTTATCTACCCCCAAAATGCTACAAAAACGAAGATTCTGAAACAAATGGTAACAAGGTGTTTCTAAATGTAAAAAATTGAGTTAAAAATGACCACTCATCTTACCAGTTTAAAAAATTTTAC encodes:
- a CDS encoding porin, whose amino-acid sequence is MMKRNILAMVIPALLAAGAANAAEIYNKDGNKLDLYGKVDVRHYFADAKSGEEGDDSRVRLGIKGDTQINDQLTGFGRFEWETKTNKSEGNNENKNRLAYAGLKFKDFGSVDYGRNYGVIYDTNAWTDVFPLWGGDTMAQSDTFMTSRNRNLATYRNNNMFGYADGLSFALQYQGKNTEDNKSGTGAASKDNGDGYGFSTAYDLGWGVTLGGGYSNSARTETQKYGNSAARGDRAQAWNVGGKFDANNVYLAAMYGETLNTTHFGDKNEIANKTQNVELVAQYLFDFGLKPSLGYNQSKGKDIEGYGNEDLVKYISVGSYYYFNKNMSAVVDYKINLLKDNDFTEAKGLMTDNVVGLGLVYQF
- a CDS encoding amino acid aminotransferase, yielding MFEKIISAPADPILGLADSFRADPRDNKINLGIGVYKDESGKTPVLDTVKKAEKFLLENENTKNYLAISGMPEFGRVTQALLFGANHEIISSQRARTAQAPGGTGALRIAADFIAKQTNAKRVWISNPTWPNHKNIFEAAGLEVLTYNYYDAANHGMDFDGMLSSLSSAVAGDVIVLHGCCHNPTGIDPTPEQWTQLAALCAEKELLPVFDFAYQGFAKGLDEDAEGLRIFTKNNPEMIVASSFSKNFGLYNERVGACTIIAKDSDNAERAFSQAKAVIRANYSNPPAHGAAVVTTILSDETLKAEWIQELTSMRERIKRMRQLLVKTLEEKGAKQDFSFIINQNGMFSFSGLTKEQVERLRSEFGIYAVSSGRINVAGLTLENMVPLCDAIVKVL